One part of the Ursus arctos isolate Adak ecotype North America unplaced genomic scaffold, UrsArc2.0 scaffold_14, whole genome shotgun sequence genome encodes these proteins:
- the TMEM102 gene encoding transmembrane protein 102: MASAVWGSAPWWGPPPPAPARPLTDIDFCSGAQLQELTQLIQELGVQESWSDAPKPGPDLLRAKDFVFSLLGLVHRRDPRFPPQAELLLLRGGIREGSLDLGPAPLGPYIRGPHYDAGFTLLVPVFSLDGTGQELQLDVESRYAWLCLPEQIRGTSIREAWQDCLGPPVPGGRDSIHRTESEGSPKGRQISTDQPHSCVTESKPNGSLEKSSSNVPGPEPPEQDVIHLGFSTPLKNLNGDVTKAAVVSPVPQPSEDWEAWPTLCPAQVASWFFASLAAVAESLFPVPGAPRLVHAARHAGFTTVLLATPGPPRRVLLFDLIPVVSVAGWPEGARSHSWAGPLAFESSSFYLVPGGHTERPGASGWQLCFARQELALKARIPAPLLQAHAAAQALLRPLVAGTRAAAPYLLRTLLYWACERLPALYLARPENAGACCLGLLDELGRVLEAGTLPHYFLSGQKLRAGDGAAALLGALARLRGDPARALRTAVEEAKAARKGGGLAGVGGGAH, encoded by the exons ATGGCTTCCGCGGTCTGGGGGAGTGCGCCCTGGTGGGGCCcgccgcccccagccccagcccggccGCTCACGGACATCGACTTCTGCTCCGGGGCGCAGCTGCAGGAACTAACCCAGCTGATCCAGGAGCTGGGTGTGCAGGAGAGCTGGAGTGACGCGCCCAAGCCGGGACCAGACCTCCTCCGGGCCAAGGACTTTGTCTTCTCTTTGCTTG GTCTTGTTCACCGTCGGGACCCCCGCTTTCCTCCCCAAGCAGAACTCTTGCTGCTTCGTGGTGGGATTCGCGAGGGCTCCCTGGATCTGGGACCTGCACCCCTGGGTCCTTACATCCGGGGACCTCATTACGACGCCGGCTTTACACTCCTAGTGCCCGTGTTTTCACTAGACGGCACTGGGCAGGAGTTGCAACTGGACGTGGAGTCCCGTTACGCGTGGCTGTGCCTCCCAGAGCAGATACGTGGAACCTCCATCCGGGAGGCCTGGCAGGATTGTCTAGGACCTCCAGTCCCAGGAGGACGTGATTCCATCCACCGAACCGAAAGCGAAGGAAGTCCCAAGGGCCGGCAAATCTCCACGGACCAGCCGCACAGTTGTGTCACTGAATCTAAGCCAAACGGGTCTTTGGAAAAATCATCTAGTAACGTTCCGGGGCCGGAGCCGCCCGAGCAAGACGTAATCCATCTTGGCTTTTCCACCCCACTGAAAAACCTGAATGGTGACGTCACGAAAGCAGCCGTCGTTAGCCCAGTCCCACAGCCGTCGGAGGATTGGGAGGCATGGCCCACACTTTGCCCCGCCCAGGTGGCTTCGTGGTTCTTTGCTTCACTGGCCGCGGTCGCTGAGTCCCTGTTCCCGGTCCCGGGTGCCCCACGCTTGGTCCACGCAGCCCGCCACGCGGGGTTCACCACCGTCCTCCTGGCCACGCCGGGGCCCCCGCGCCGCGTCCTGCTCTTCGACCTCATTCCTGTGGTGTCCGTGGCCGGCTGGCCCGAGGGCGCTCGGAGCCACTCGTGGGCCGGCCCGCTGGCCTTCGAGTCATCATCCTTCTACCTGGTGCCCGGTGGCCACACCGAGCGGCCGGGCGCCTCCGGCTGGCAGCTCTGCTTCGCCCGCCAGGAGCTGGCGCTCAAGGCGCGCATACCCGCTCCGCTGTTGCAAGCGCACGCGGCCGCCCAGGCGCTGCTGCGCCCGCTGGTGGCCGGGACCCGGGCCGCAGCGCCCTACCTCCTGCGGACGCTGCTCTACTGGGCATGTGAACGGCTGCCCGCGCTCTATCTCGCGCGGCCAGAGAACGCGGGCGCCTGCTGCCTCGGGCTGCTGGATGAGTTGGGCCGTGTGCTCGAGGCCGGGACACTGCCCCACTATTTTCTGAGCGGTCAAAAGCTCCGTGCGGGGGATGGCGCCGCTGCGCTGCTCGGGGCGTTGGCCCGGCTCCGCGGGGACCCAGCCCGGGCCCTGCGCACCGCGGTGGAGGAGGCCAAGGCTGCACGCAAGGGGGGCGGCTTAGCTGGCGTGGGAGGCGGGGCCCATTAA
- the FGF11 gene encoding fibroblast growth factor 11 yields MAALASSLIRQKREVREPGGSRPVSAQRRVCPRGTKSLCQKQLLVLLSKVRLCGGRPARPARGPEPQLKGIVTKLFCRQGFYLQANPDGSIQGTPEDTSSFTHFNLIPVGLRVVTIQSAKLGHYMAMNAEGLLYSSPHFTAECRFKECVFDNYYVLYASALYRQRRSGRAWYLGLDKEGRVMKGNRVKKTKAAAHFVPKLLEVAMYREPSLHSVPETSPSSPPPPEM; encoded by the exons ATGGCGGCTCTGGCCAGTAGCCTGATCCGGCAGAAGCGGGAGGTCCGCGAGCCCGGGGGCAGCCGGCCCGTATCGGCGCAGCGGCGCGTGTGTCCCCGCGGCACCAAGTCCCTTTGCCAGAAGCAGCTCCTCGTCCTGCTGTCCAAGGTGCGACTGTGCGGGGGGCGGCCCGCGCGGCCGGCTCGCGGCCCTG agccTCAGCTCAAAGGCATCGTCACCAAACTGTTCTGCCGCCAGGGTTTCTACCTCCAGGCGAATCCTGATGGGAGCATCCAGGGCACCCCAGAGGACACCAGCTCTTTCA CCCACTTCAACCTGATCCCTGTGGGGCTCCGTGTGGTCACCATCCAGAGTGCCAAGCTGGGTCACTACATGGCCATGAATGCCGAGGGGCTGCTCTACAGCTCG CCACATTTCACAGCTGAGTGTCGCTTTAAGGAATGCGTCTTCGATAATTACTATGTCCTGTACGCCTCTGCCCTCTACCGCCAGCGCCGCTCTGGCCGGGCCTGGTACCTGGGCCTGGACAAGGAGGGCCGAGTCATGAAGGGAAATCGAGTCAAGAAGACCAAGGCAGCCGCCCACTTTGTGCCCAAGCTCCTGGAGG TGGCCATGTACCGGGAGCCTTCGCTCCACAGTGTCCCCGAGACCTCCCCTTCCAGTCCCCCGCCCCCTGAAATGTAG